A region of the Litchfieldia alkalitelluris genome:
TCTCTATACTTTATATATATTTAAATTTATCTTAAGGAGGACTTTCTCTATGAAATGTCAAGCATGTAAATCAAACGAAGCGACAATTCAACTTAACATTCAATTAAATGATGAGGCGAAGCAAGTTCTTCTATGTGGTGATTGTTATACAAAAGAAAAAAACAACTTTAAAATCCCATCTAACTTCGGTGGATTTTCACACCCATTTGAAGATATGTTCAAAGGCTTCACTTCACAAAACGGAGAACAAGCAGCACAACCTAACCAAGGCAAAAACGGAGGGGGATTCTTAGACCAGTTTGGTCGAAATCTGACTCAAATGGCTAAAGCAGGATTAATCGATCCAGTAATTGGCCGTGATGACGAAGTAGCAAGAATCATTGAGATCTTAAACCGTAGAAATAAAAATAATCCGGTGTTAATTGGCGAACCAGGTGTTGGTAAGACAGCAATCGTGGAAGGATTAGCTCTAAAAATAGCAGCAGGAGATGCACCAAATAAATTACTTAATAAAGATGTCTATTTATTAGATGTGGCTTCTCTAGTAGCGAACACTGGTATTCGTGGTCAATTTGAAGAACGTATGAAACAGCTGATTACAGAATTACAACGTCGTAAAAATGTAATCTTATTTATAGATGAAATTCATCTAATTGTGGGTGCTGGTTCTGCCGAGGGCTCAATGGATGCAGGAAATATTCTAAAGCCTGCTCTTGCTCGAGGAGAGCTTCAATTAGTAGGTGCAACAACCCTCAAGGAATATCGTCAAATTGAAAAGGATGCTGCTCTTGAGCGTCGTTTCCAACCAGTGACAGTACATGAACCATCTGTTGATGAAGCAATTCTTATATTAGAAGGCATTAAATCAAAATATGAGGACTTCCATGAAGTTAAATACACTGATGAAGCTTTACAAGCATGTGTCACACTTTCACAACGATATATTCAAGATCGTTTCTTACCAGATAAGGCAATAGATTTGTTGGACGAGGCAGGATCAAAGAAAAACCTAACATTAAATAAGCCTGATATGACACAAATTCAAGAACGATTAAGAACTATTTCTGCTGAAAAGGAAAAAGCAGCAAGTGAAGAAAACTATGAATTAGCAGCAAAGCTTCGTCATGAAGAAATTTTGCTAGAAAAACAACTCACAAATGCAGAAACGTCAGAAGCAAATGTAATTGTAGAATTAGAGGACATCCAACAAATTATAGAAAAGAAGACTGGGATTCCAGTCGGTAAGCTTCAAGACAATGAACAAGCTAAAATGAAGAACTTGGCTGAGTCGTTATCTTCAAAAGTTATTGGCCAAGAGGAAGCTGTTCAAAAGGTAGCAAAAGCAATTCGTCGAAGCCGTGCAGGATTAAAAGCAAAAGAACGTCCAATTGGTTCATTCTTATTTGTAGGTCCTACTGGTGTTGGTAAAACAGAACTATCTAAATCATTAGCTAAAGAGTTATTTGGTACAAAAGATAGTATGATCAGACTGGACATGAGTGAATATATGGAAAAACATTCTGTCTCAAAAATAATCGGTTCTCCTCCAGGGTATGTAGGACATGAGGAAGCAGGACAATTAACAGAGACTGTGCGACGTAATCCGTATAGCATAATCTTATTAGATGAGATCGAAAAAGCACATCCAGATGTTCAGCACATGTTCTTACAAATACTTGAAGATGGAAGATTAACAGATAGCCAAGGTCGAACAGTTAGCTTTAAGGAAACAGTCATAATAATGACAAGTAATGCTGGTGTCGGAGGATTCAAAAAAATAACAGTAGGGTTTGAAAACACAGGAACAGATGCTTTTAAAGAAAGCAATATCCTTGAGTCTTTAGGTTCATACTTCAAACCTGAATTCTTAAACCGTTTCGATAACATAATCGAATTTAAGCAGCTTGATAAGGACCATTTATTACAAATTGTCGACTTAATGCTAATAGAGCTAAAAGAAACGTTAGAAGAACAAGAGGTTACAATTTCTATAGAAGATGAAGCAAAATCAAAACTCGCAGAGCTCGGTTACCACCCTGCATTTGGGGCTCGTCCATTAAGACGTGTCATTCAAGAGCAGCTTGAAGACCAAATAGCAGATTTATTACTAGATCAGACTGGTGCAACTGATATTACTATTAAAGTAGTTAACGATAAAATTGTTGCAGAAATTGCTTAACGGTGGGGGTCAAGGTATAAGACAAGAATAAACGATAATTGTCGTTTCAAAAAAGGCTTGAGAACTTCTCAAGCCTTTTTCACTTATCCATTATAATTCAGCCTTTTAAAATCTACATGTGTACTACATAGTTTATTACTTACTATAATGATTTTACCTTTTTTACCGGCAATACTATGTTTACTCTTGATGCAAAACTATGAAACATCATTCCTATGATAATTATTAATATACCAATGAATGCCTGTAGACTTGGAATAGCTTCCTGAAGGAATATCATTTCGCCAATAATTACAAATAGGATTTGAGTCGACTGCGTTGCTTCTACTGCTGCAAGTCTTGGTGAGTCATCCTTGACCATATCGGTAGCAAAAAAGAAAAGAACAGTCGCAATTACACCGGAACTTAATGCAACAACAAAGGTTTGTAATACCTGTGATCCGCTTGGTAACCCTTCTGTAAAATAGCCAACCCCTGCTAGTAAAATCCAAAATGGTAATGAAGCAATGGTCATGCCCAATACACGGCTAAATGTATCTATTTTCCCATTACAATGTTCCATCATTTTACGATTTCCTAATGGATAAGCAAAAGCTGCAATAAAAACAGGTAAAATTCCAACTAATAATAATGTAAGAGAGAATCCTTCACTTGCCTGCTGGAGTTGAATAATAATTATCCCCACAAAGATCAAACTAGAAAACATTAGGCCCTTGAGCGGAATTTTCTTTCTAGTTTTATTTATGCCATTTTCTGTTTCTTTAACATCAAAAAAAATGGAAATAGCAAGGATCCCGCTATAATTGTAAATTGCCAAGTTCCAGCTACAAGCCATCCTGGTCCAGATGCAGCTGCAAAGGTAATCGGGCCATAAAACAGACCAAAACCAATAATACTCCAAAGGGTCCAAGTCTTATAGTTTTGCTTTAATTCTATCAATAGTGTCTTCAAATTACCTCTCATCATTACAATTAGAATAAGAAATGGAACCATGAAGAAATATCTTAATGAAGCGCTCCATAACCAGCTTCCACCGGCCAATTCCATCGAACGATTCAATATAAAAGTGACTGCAAAAAATACAGATGAGATAATCCCAATGAAAATTGCCTTCATTACTTTCAACCTCCGTCTCCTCATTGGATAAAAGTATTATACACATTTCCCTACTGATTGGTTAACAAAAAGCATCTACAAAATACTGAGGATTTAAAGGTTCACCTGTTGCTTTTTCAATCTTTTCGTTCCAATGCAAACTAGCACCAGGTTTTAGGAATTTCGAGATGATAAAATGACCAACTTGTTCATTAAAAAACTCCGTAGAGATGTTTGTTTTAATATATTGATGCAATTGTGCTGAAGTTAGTTCTCCAAGTAAATAATTTTGGTAATATACGGGAGCTAACGTAAAGTGAATTTTTGCTGCCCAATCGGGTGCATCACGATTATCTGGTGGTGTCAAATGCTGAATTTCCTTAACAAGCTTCCACCAAAGAGCATTTAGATCTTGTTCTGGATTTTCATATAATTCTTTTTCAAAAAAGACGAAAGTAATAATAAATCGAGCTGCAGCTAACATATTTAATTGTTGATATTTTTTTAGGTTAGGTTTAAGCACTTGAAGTTCTTCACTATCCACTTCTAAAAATGTTTCCAACCATTCCGGTTCATTTACCATCTTGCCAAAGATCATGGCAATTGCTTCAGTCGTTAAAATATGCGAGATTGAACGGAGCAGATAAGGTAATTCTGGATCTACATATTTGTTATATGCAGCATGTCCGAATTCATGTAAGGTTGTCCCCATCCAATAAGCTGTTGGGGTGATATTACATAGAACTCTTGTATCCCCTTCACGGTCAAGATCCATACAAAAGGCTGTTGGATTTTTCCCCTCGCGTGGGAATAAATCACTATTTTCATATAAATTCTTAATATCTATTCCCATTGATTCAAATGTTCTAGTATTTAATTCAATGATGTCTTTGTTCTTAAAAAAACGATCCAAATTGGTTGCTTCTGTCGCAGGTGCACTTTGGAAGAAAGGATCTGAATAATGCCATGGACGCAAATCTTTCACGTCTAGATTAAACCTACTAGCTAGGTTTAAGTCTAGCTCGTTCTTTAATTCTCGATAAACTGGATCAGACAACTTTAATAACTGATTAAACGATGCAAACACTTCATCTCGATCTAATTCTTGCAACTCAAAAGCCATTTGATGATGATTGCCATAACCTAATATTTTTGCAGCTTCATTTCGTTTTCTTATCAGTTCAAGCAATTGTTGTTCAACAACTTGTCCAACTTCTTTACTGGCCTTCCAGGCAAGTTCTCTTTCTCTATTATCAGTCGAATTAACTAAAATCTCACGGATATCGTTTGCAGATAATCCCTTTTCATCCACTTTTGGCACATATGTATTAAATAAAAAATTCAGTTCAGCAGAACGTTTAGAGAGATCCATTAATATATCTTCAGATAATTGATTTTGCTTCATCTCATTCTTTAACTTTAATAACTGTTTTCTTTCATAACGTGTAAGGGATGTATTTAACAGGTGTTCGATTTGCTCATAACGTTTAGAATCAGACAAGAAGGAATTCAATGCTCCTTCGGCTTCGGTCAATCGATCAACCCATTCTTTTTTACCAGTTGTTTGTGCCATCCATGCATTCATTGACATATTGTTTGATAATTTTTTAAGTTTTTCAGTTTGTTCTTCAAGAAATTTTTCTACTATCATGTTTATCCTCCATTGCTACATATATAACAGTTTGTTAACTACCTAAATCGAATAGTCTGAAATTGGTTGTTTTACTAAATAAGATAATACAACTTCCCCTTGTAGTTCCTCATCGATTTGACTAAACCCAATATTTTCATAGAAAGCCCTTGCCACTTTATTTTCTGGAACATAAGATAACCTAATCTCTACACAATCCTGATATGAACTTAACATATTAATAATCAAATTCATAGCTTGTTTTCCATAACCATTCCCTTGAAATTGTTCGCCAATCATTAACCTTGGAACCCAATATCGATCTTCCAGATCATTGGTTGGTATAATCTCAATACAACAAAATCCCACAACATGCTCTCCGTTCACGATAGCATATGGTGTAAGAGCATGATCAACTTTTGATTCAGCAATGGTAAATAGGTTGGAAGCGATAAAATTCATCTGATTCTCCGAAACCTTTAAGCGTACACACTGTCTAAAATTAGATAAGTTTACCTCTTGTAACGAAAGATTAGATTCCATTCTACTCCTCCTATATGATTTCAATAAGACGCTATGATAACACCAAAAAAATTACATAATAGTTTAATAAGCTTGTCATTCTTATTAGTTATCATTATATGAAAATATAATATGTAATATGTCACTGCTATCTTTATTGAATATTTCACTAGTCACCCTTTGTGAATAAATATTGGCACCATATTTGAGTCAAAAATAATGATATTGACTCCGTCTATGTCTATCCTGAAAAAAGAAATGCGGAAGGCGCTCGTTCATCGGCGACAGGCATAAGGCGAGACTGCTAGAAGGTTGTTCTTTAACCTTCTAGCAGGATTGACTTAGACCTGAGAGCCGATAGCGCCTGGAGCTAGACACTAAGCTAAGTATAATTTTTCATACTCCATGGTGCTAATTTTAATTAGCATAGATGTCTACCCTGAAAATAACTTTGGTTGTGGAGTTCCATGAGCTGCGATCCACTTGCTTTCCGCGGGGTGGTCCGTGAGCCTCCCTCGTCGCCAGGAGCGGGATGCTGCGGGGTCTCACGAGACCACTGGATCCCGCAGGAGTCAAGCGGCTCTCCGCTCATTCCACATTGAGGAGGAAACATTTTTTCATACACCATGGTGCGAATATTCATTAGCATTGACGTCACCCTGAAAATAACTTAGTTAGCGGAGTTCCATGAGCTGCGATCCACTTGCTTTCCGCGGGGTGGTCCGTGAGCCTCCTCGTCGCCAGGGGCAGGCTCCTGCGGGGTCTCACGCTGACCGCACTCCCACAGGAGTCGAGTGGCTTTTCTCTCATCCCACACTGAGTGAGTACACTATTTTCATTCTCCATGGTACGAATATTCATCTAGCATAGAAGTCTTTCTCACATACTCCAAGTGCCTACTTTAAGATTAAGTATTGAAAAAAAAAGCCCCTAAGAAAGGCTTAATCTTCTAGAATCATAATTATTATTTAGCAATAGTCTCAACCAATAAGTTATTTCGGTTGACCAAAACACTATGATCATCAAATATGGCTCTATTTCTACCTTGATGTTTAGCTACATATAGTAACTCATCAGCTTTTTTCACTATATCTCCTGCATCTTCATTCCTATGTTTAGAAACACCAAAGCTCATTGTCACCCTATAAATTTCTCCGTTTTGTACTAACGACACATTTGAAAGCTCTTGGTAAATAGCTAAGATCATTTTTTTGACTTTTTCTTCAGAAGAATCCTGGATAATCAAAGCAAATTCTTCTCCACCATATCTAAATGCCAGACCAGATTTTGTAGGTATGGTGCTGCTTAAAATATTTCCTATCTCCTTTAAAACCTCATCTCCTGACACATGACCAAATTTATCATTAATTTCCTTAAAGTAGTCAATATCTGTCATACATAAATAGAAAGACTTCCTACTAGCAATCACTTTTTTCAACTCTTGCTGGAATGTACGATGATTAAATAAACCTGTTAAGTAATCCTTCACAACAAGCTCGTGAAATTCTTTCTTTTCCCTTAGATGAGTTCTTTCACGATACGTGATCAAAGCTCCAAAAAGACCGACAATTAATAAAAAGCCTATATTTAAGTAATAATGAAAGCTTGCATGTATATCGGAAAACTGACCTTTTAGTAAAACCACCAGGGTAAAACCTATCAGTATCGCAAATGTGGACAATAATGCTCCCCTTATACTCCAATAGATTGTTGCATGCATGATAATAAGAAATGCAATTGGAAATAATGGACTATTTGCTCCGTCAGTTAAAGCAACAAGCCATATTAATGCCATATAATCAAATAATATTCCTAAATGTAGTATCCATGTATTGATTGATTTTTCTTTTGCCAATTTATATAAAGCAATTTGAGTAACGGTCATATAAATTAATCCAATAACAAGTAATACATGAAATGAATACTTTTCAAACTGTAAAAGAGCTGATAATTCTGGATGATAAAACAAGAATACGACTGCGATTAAAAAGATCCACCGTAATAGTGAAAAAATAAATTCCGTTTTATAATCATTTAAGATCAGAGACTGTTTCATTATGTCTATATCTCCATTTACTATTTTTAAGCTGTTTATATAGCATGCAAACTACTAGTAATTATTTGGTAATTTTCTTCATATAGATTACCGAGGTGATCTCATGTCTTTCATGTCAAAATCATTACTATTAATCTCTCTAATTATACTTTTTTTTAATGCTTTTCCTAGTGGGTATATCATATATCAGATCCAACTAGGAGATCTTTATGGTAATATTTTATTTATTTTTTCCTGTTTACTAGGTGCTGTCATCGCCTCTTTTGTTGAAGAGGGAGACAAGCACACTCGTTTTTATTCATTATTTTGCATGATTAGCAACATCATAGTTGCGTTCTATCCTCTATATATGGTCTTTTCATCTAAACATATTTCCCCTTACTTGATGAAATTACTATAGATTCTTTGTAAGGCTCATTTCTGAAAGATTGTTGCTAATCGGTTATACTTTAAAATATAAAAAACCATTTATTTTAGTACTTTGGTTTTAGTTTCGGAAGAAAAGACGCCAATCTACTTAATTCATTTTTAATAGACCTTTAAAAGCAACAAACTTTACGAAAAGCCTTTGTATATTAATCTTGCGAGGTTAGAATAATTGGCCCATCCTTGGTGATGGCAATGGTATGTTCATACTGAGCAGATAATGAACCATCTACTGTTCGAGCTGTCCAACCATTTGAGTCCATTTGAGAAGGCCAAGCACCTATATTAATCATTGGCTCAATTGTAAAAACCATACCTTCTTTTAACCTTAATCCTTTATTAGGCAAACCGTAATGCGGAACCTCTGGAGGTTCATGTAATGTTGGCCCGATGCCATGACCAATGAATTCTCTGACAACAGAGAACCCTTCAGCTTCTGCATACGTTTGAATTGCATGACCTATATCACCAATCCGATTGCCAATTAGTGAAGCTTCAATTCCTTTATAGAGTGATGTTTTAGTCAC
Encoded here:
- the map gene encoding type I methionyl aminopeptidase codes for the protein MIHLKTEREIELMKEAGQILAECHKEIAQVVQPGISTLYIDELVEKFLSKHGATPEQKGYKGYKYATCASINDEICHGFPREELLKSGDIVTIDMVVNYNGALADSAWSYAVGNVSDEANKLLEVTKTSLYKGIEASLIGNRIGDIGHAIQTYAEAEGFSVVREFIGHGIGPTLHEPPEVPHYGLPNKGLRLKEGMVFTIEPMINIGAWPSQMDSNGWTARTVDGSLSAQYEHTIAITKDGPIILTSQD
- a CDS encoding M2 family metallopeptidase, with translation MIVEKFLEEQTEKLKKLSNNMSMNAWMAQTTGKKEWVDRLTEAEGALNSFLSDSKRYEQIEHLLNTSLTRYERKQLLKLKNEMKQNQLSEDILMDLSKRSAELNFLFNTYVPKVDEKGLSANDIREILVNSTDNRERELAWKASKEVGQVVEQQLLELIRKRNEAAKILGYGNHHQMAFELQELDRDEVFASFNQLLKLSDPVYRELKNELDLNLASRFNLDVKDLRPWHYSDPFFQSAPATEATNLDRFFKNKDIIELNTRTFESMGIDIKNLYENSDLFPREGKNPTAFCMDLDREGDTRVLCNITPTAYWMGTTLHEFGHAAYNKYVDPELPYLLRSISHILTTEAIAMIFGKMVNEPEWLETFLEVDSEELQVLKPNLKKYQQLNMLAAARFIITFVFFEKELYENPEQDLNALWWKLVKEIQHLTPPDNRDAPDWAAKIHFTLAPVYYQNYLLGELTSAQLHQYIKTNISTEFFNEQVGHFIISKFLKPGASLHWNEKIEKATGEPLNPQYFVDAFC
- a CDS encoding GGDEF domain-containing protein, coding for MKQSLILNDYKTEFIFSLLRWIFLIAVVFLFYHPELSALLQFEKYSFHVLLVIGLIYMTVTQIALYKLAKEKSINTWILHLGILFDYMALIWLVALTDGANSPLFPIAFLIIMHATIYWSIRGALLSTFAILIGFTLVVLLKGQFSDIHASFHYYLNIGFLLIVGLFGALITYRERTHLREKKEFHELVVKDYLTGLFNHRTFQQELKKVIASRKSFYLCMTDIDYFKEINDKFGHVSGDEVLKEIGNILSSTIPTKSGLAFRYGGEEFALIIQDSSEEKVKKMILAIYQELSNVSLVQNGEIYRVTMSFGVSKHRNEDAGDIVKKADELLYVAKHQGRNRAIFDDHSVLVNRNNLLVETIAK
- a CDS encoding ATP-dependent Clp protease ATP-binding subunit translates to MKCQACKSNEATIQLNIQLNDEAKQVLLCGDCYTKEKNNFKIPSNFGGFSHPFEDMFKGFTSQNGEQAAQPNQGKNGGGFLDQFGRNLTQMAKAGLIDPVIGRDDEVARIIEILNRRNKNNPVLIGEPGVGKTAIVEGLALKIAAGDAPNKLLNKDVYLLDVASLVANTGIRGQFEERMKQLITELQRRKNVILFIDEIHLIVGAGSAEGSMDAGNILKPALARGELQLVGATTLKEYRQIEKDAALERRFQPVTVHEPSVDEAILILEGIKSKYEDFHEVKYTDEALQACVTLSQRYIQDRFLPDKAIDLLDEAGSKKNLTLNKPDMTQIQERLRTISAEKEKAASEENYELAAKLRHEEILLEKQLTNAETSEANVIVELEDIQQIIEKKTGIPVGKLQDNEQAKMKNLAESLSSKVIGQEEAVQKVAKAIRRSRAGLKAKERPIGSFLFVGPTGVGKTELSKSLAKELFGTKDSMIRLDMSEYMEKHSVSKIIGSPPGYVGHEEAGQLTETVRRNPYSIILLDEIEKAHPDVQHMFLQILEDGRLTDSQGRTVSFKETVIIMTSNAGVGGFKKITVGFENTGTDAFKESNILESLGSYFKPEFLNRFDNIIEFKQLDKDHLLQIVDLMLIELKETLEEQEVTISIEDEAKSKLAELGYHPAFGARPLRRVIQEQLEDQIADLLLDQTGATDITIKVVNDKIVAEIA
- a CDS encoding GNAT family N-acetyltransferase produces the protein MESNLSLQEVNLSNFRQCVRLKVSENQMNFIASNLFTIAESKVDHALTPYAIVNGEHVVGFCCIEIIPTNDLEDRYWVPRLMIGEQFQGNGYGKQAMNLIINMLSSYQDCVEIRLSYVPENKVARAFYENIGFSQIDEELQGEVVLSYLVKQPISDYSI